From a region of the Campylobacter showae genome:
- a CDS encoding MBOAT family O-acyltransferase encodes MNLFSIEFGLCFFIFWPIYYFLNMRPHLQKIVLLAFSYLFLASFGLKFLIINFIFSTAIFLFARAAQSKDSAIPFAAGIIFVLCALAFFKYGGYFTIKFGVMRLETIALPLGISFYSFMSILLLKAVREGELEAPSYLDTLIFLSFFAAIISGPILRPKPFFETLNSPKVFRASPAIFALLCSALFKKIIVANHLFEIVNPVFAAPTLPASQLLGALFGYSVLLYADFSGYVDFVTALGLMCGFVLPQNFNRPFTARNLKIFWQNWHISLMNFFKECVYFPLGGSHGTAVQTQLNVMLVFAISGIWHGAGLSFLLWGLIHGLGVVFLNLTSERKWLNSAMLGRYFTFIFVSMVWVFFTMDFEGAVRYIGAIFRNSGGELLAICALFAGVFVFVFLYAALDVYPLLVKFFENINVIFSAVFLAIFGIIIYFLMPPGMPNFIYQGF; translated from the coding sequence ATGAATCTTTTTTCCATAGAATTTGGCTTGTGCTTTTTTATTTTTTGGCCGATTTATTATTTTTTAAACATGCGCCCGCACCTACAAAAAATCGTTTTACTCGCCTTTTCTTACCTGTTTTTGGCCTCGTTCGGGCTTAAGTTTTTAATCATAAATTTTATCTTTAGCACCGCGATTTTTCTTTTCGCAAGGGCGGCTCAGAGCAAAGACTCTGCTATTCCTTTTGCCGCGGGCATTATTTTCGTGCTTTGTGCGCTTGCGTTTTTTAAATACGGCGGCTATTTTACGATCAAATTTGGCGTCATGAGGCTTGAAACCATCGCGCTTCCGCTTGGCATTTCGTTTTATTCGTTTATGAGCATTTTGCTGCTAAAAGCCGTGCGAGAGGGCGAACTAGAGGCGCCTAGCTACCTTGATACGCTGATTTTTCTTAGCTTTTTTGCCGCGATTATTTCGGGTCCGATTTTGCGGCCAAAGCCCTTTTTCGAGACGCTAAATTCGCCCAAGGTTTTTCGCGCTAGCCCCGCCATATTCGCGCTTTTGTGCTCCGCGCTTTTTAAAAAAATCATCGTCGCAAACCATCTTTTCGAGATAGTTAATCCCGTTTTCGCCGCGCCCACCCTACCCGCCTCGCAGCTTCTTGGCGCGCTTTTTGGCTACAGCGTGCTGCTTTACGCCGATTTTAGCGGCTACGTGGACTTCGTGACGGCGCTAGGGCTCATGTGTGGCTTTGTTTTACCGCAAAACTTCAACCGCCCTTTTACGGCGCGAAATTTAAAAATTTTCTGGCAAAATTGGCACATCAGCCTCATGAATTTTTTTAAAGAGTGCGTCTATTTCCCGCTGGGAGGTAGTCACGGCACGGCGGTACAGACGCAGCTAAACGTGATGCTAGTTTTTGCGATCTCTGGCATCTGGCACGGAGCGGGGCTTAGCTTTTTGCTCTGGGGGCTCATCCACGGCCTTGGCGTCGTGTTTTTAAATCTAACCAGCGAGCGCAAATGGCTAAACTCGGCGATGCTGGGGCGATATTTTACGTTTATTTTCGTGAGTATGGTTTGGGTGTTTTTCACGATGGATTTTGAGGGGGCGGTGCGCTACATCGGAGCTATTTTTAGAAACTCCGGCGGCGAGCTTCTTGCGATTTGTGCGCTATTTGCGGGCGTTTTTGTGTTCGTATTTTTATACGCCGCGCTTGATGTTTATCCGCTGTTGGTCAAATTTTTTGAAAATATAAACGTTATTTTTTCAGCCGTTTTTTTGGCGATTTTTGGGATAATTATTTACTTTTTGATGCCGCCTGGTATGCCTAACTTTATATATCAAGGATTTTAA
- a CDS encoding redoxin family protein, translating to MKDINANSVKFDELTSGKNCIVFTYPKMGESGKFLPENLKDLKGLTGCTLQCKAYQENLAKLESLGFMLIAVGSQSIEKMNEFKQSVDANFIFLSDENFELESPLNLQTFTTNDGKKFYRRQTLIIKNGEVVKRFNDVAEPANDAANVLAAIERL from the coding sequence ATGAAAGATATAAATGCAAATTCGGTCAAATTTGACGAGCTAACGAGCGGCAAAAACTGCATCGTTTTTACCTATCCCAAAATGGGCGAGAGCGGGAAGTTTTTACCAGAAAATTTAAAGGATTTAAAGGGATTAACCGGCTGCACGCTTCAGTGCAAAGCCTATCAAGAAAACCTTGCAAAGCTCGAGTCTTTAGGCTTTATGCTAATAGCCGTCGGTTCTCAAAGCATAGAAAAGATGAACGAGTTTAAACAAAGCGTAGACGCAAATTTTATCTTTTTGAGCGACGAAAACTTCGAGCTAGAATCCCCGCTAAATTTACAAACCTTTACCACGAACGACGGTAAGAAATTTTACCGCCGCCAAACGCTGATCATCAAAAACGGCGAAGTCGTAAAAAGATTTAACGACGTAGCCGAGCCCGCAAACGACGCGGCAAACGTACTGGCAGCGATAGAGCGGCTTTAA
- the modB gene encoding molybdate ABC transporter permease subunit, producing MNIDFTPFYLSLKLAFISTAILFFLVLPVAFWLSRASFKFKPVLEAVISLPLVLPPSVLGFYMLVFLSPYNFLGKFFEETFDIRLVFNFSGLIIASCIYSLPFMFQPLQAGFASLPKSLFEASYSLGKGKWETLFRVALPNIKPSLLTALIVSFAHTLGEFGVVLMIGGSVGDKTKVASIAIYEAVELMDYTKAHVYSAIMLFISFTVLFLVYFFNNSHAKRTQ from the coding sequence ATGAATATAGATTTTACGCCCTTTTACCTCTCGCTAAAGCTTGCTTTTATCTCGACTGCGATCTTGTTTTTTCTCGTGTTGCCGGTTGCGTTTTGGCTCAGCCGCGCGAGTTTTAAATTTAAACCCGTGCTAGAAGCCGTGATCTCGCTACCTCTCGTGCTGCCGCCTTCAGTGCTGGGTTTTTATATGCTGGTTTTTCTCTCGCCTTATAATTTTTTAGGCAAATTTTTTGAGGAAACCTTTGATATACGCTTGGTTTTTAACTTCTCAGGCCTCATCATCGCTAGCTGCATTTACTCGCTGCCATTTATGTTTCAGCCGCTTCAGGCTGGCTTTGCGAGCCTGCCAAAGAGCCTTTTTGAGGCGAGCTACTCGCTAGGCAAAGGCAAATGGGAGACGCTTTTTAGAGTCGCCTTGCCAAACATCAAACCCTCGCTTCTAACCGCTCTCATAGTAAGTTTCGCGCATACTTTGGGCGAGTTTGGCGTCGTGCTGATGATAGGCGGTAGCGTCGGAGATAAGACAAAAGTCGCCAGCATCGCCATCTACGAGGCCGTCGAGCTCATGGACTATACTAAGGCGCACGTTTATTCGGCGATTATGCTGTTTATAAGCTTTACGGTGCTATTTTTAGTCTATTTTTTCAACAATTCACACGCAAAGAGGACGCAATGA
- a CDS encoding ABC transporter ATP-binding protein: protein MIELNCIKSLNGANGKFDLDVNLNVKKGEFVALYGKSGSGKTTLLRLIAGFETPDSGTIKAGGRTLFDGKNFTPPQSRNIGFLFQDYALFPNMNVMKNLLFANNDVNLARKLLGLVEMSSLENAAISQLSGGQKQRAALARALMRKPEILLLDEPLSALDNAMREKLQDYLAKVHAEFDMTTILVSHDVAEIYKLASKVFVLEGGKIAQEGSPGEIFLRHSGSQKFSLPAKILEISKRDAIYVAVVSVGQQLCEVALSAAEAANLKAGDEASISAKAFGLNLQKSGSENDKFGERNDQIYPQSEPK, encoded by the coding sequence ATGATAGAACTAAACTGCATAAAAAGCCTAAACGGCGCAAACGGGAAATTTGATCTAGACGTAAATTTGAACGTAAAAAAAGGCGAATTCGTAGCTCTATACGGCAAAAGCGGCAGCGGCAAAACGACGCTTTTGCGCCTGATCGCGGGCTTTGAAACGCCTGATAGCGGAACGATAAAAGCAGGCGGACGGACGCTTTTTGACGGTAAAAACTTCACTCCGCCGCAAAGCCGAAATATCGGATTTTTATTTCAAGACTACGCGCTTTTTCCGAATATGAACGTGATGAAAAATCTGCTTTTTGCAAATAACGACGTAAATTTAGCGCGCAAGCTGCTGGGTCTTGTCGAGATGAGCTCGCTAGAAAACGCCGCCATCTCGCAGCTCTCCGGCGGCCAAAAGCAGCGCGCCGCCCTAGCCCGCGCTCTCATGCGAAAGCCAGAAATTTTACTCCTCGACGAGCCGCTCTCCGCGCTTGATAACGCCATGCGCGAAAAGCTGCAAGACTACCTTGCTAAGGTGCACGCCGAGTTTGATATGACGACGATTTTGGTTAGCCACGACGTCGCGGAGATCTACAAACTCGCGTCCAAAGTCTTCGTGCTAGAGGGCGGTAAAATCGCGCAAGAAGGCAGCCCTGGCGAGATATTTTTGCGCCACAGCGGCTCGCAGAAATTTAGCCTGCCGGCAAAAATTTTAGAGATCTCAAAGCGCGACGCCATCTACGTAGCCGTCGTTTCCGTCGGTCAGCAGCTTTGCGAAGTAGCGCTAAGCGCCGCAGAAGCTGCAAATTTAAAAGCGGGTGACGAAGCGTCGATAAGCGCCAAGGCGTTTGGGTTAAATTTGCAAAAAAGCGGTAGCGAAAACGACAAATTTGGCGAGCGAAACGATCAAATTTACCCGCAAAGCGAGCCGAAATGA
- a CDS encoding TOBE domain-containing protein, which translates to MIKAKISAIEQNDGVSVFEFSAENLSLKMLSLENLQNLKIGDEVRLGFKSSDVFVATSPLLNCSVSNEIKAEISNIQKGQITSSLHLNAGEFEFESIITTASLRRLNLTLGDQIYAYIKATSLYIA; encoded by the coding sequence GTGATAAAGGCTAAAATTTCGGCGATAGAGCAAAATGACGGCGTTAGCGTTTTTGAGTTTAGCGCCGAAAATTTAAGCCTAAAAATGCTCTCTTTGGAAAATCTACAAAATTTAAAAATCGGCGACGAAGTTCGGCTAGGCTTTAAAAGCTCGGACGTATTCGTCGCTACCTCCCCGCTTTTAAACTGCTCGGTCTCAAACGAGATAAAAGCCGAGATTTCAAACATCCAAAAAGGACAAATCACGAGCTCGCTGCATCTAAACGCGGGCGAGTTTGAGTTTGAAAGCATCATCACGACGGCATCGCTAAGGCGGCTAAATTTAACGCTCGGCGATCAAATTTACGCCTACATCAAGGCAACCTCGCTCTACATCGCATGA
- the modA gene encoding molybdate ABC transporter substrate-binding protein has translation MKKTFFSLVFAALAAFNLNAGKINVFAAANVTYAFDELKAEFAKSNPDTNVTVTLGASGALSTQVKNGAPADVFMAANMKFVEDLYDTKFAVTEPVVYAQGALALFTIRDIDLAKGINAVEGLKAIAIANPETAPYGKASIEALKKAGIYDKVEKNIVLAKSIGEALSQALSAADVGFIAASAMHNEKMAEYKEGKNFILIDPALYTPIDQGMVILKHGENNPEAKAFYDFIRSDRAKEIFRKFGYVVP, from the coding sequence ATGAAAAAAACATTTTTTTCGTTAGTCTTCGCGGCTCTCGCCGCTTTTAACCTAAACGCAGGCAAGATCAACGTATTTGCCGCAGCAAACGTCACTTACGCGTTTGACGAGCTAAAGGCTGAGTTTGCCAAATCAAATCCCGACACCAATGTAACCGTCACTCTAGGAGCTAGCGGCGCGCTATCTACCCAGGTCAAAAACGGCGCTCCTGCCGACGTTTTCATGGCTGCAAATATGAAATTCGTAGAGGATCTATACGACACTAAATTTGCCGTAACCGAGCCTGTAGTTTATGCTCAGGGCGCGCTTGCTCTATTTACGATCAGAGATATCGACCTAGCCAAAGGCATAAACGCGGTAGAAGGCCTAAAAGCCATCGCGATCGCAAATCCTGAAACCGCTCCGTACGGCAAGGCTAGCATCGAGGCTCTAAAAAAAGCGGGCATCTACGATAAAGTCGAGAAAAACATCGTCCTAGCAAAATCTATCGGCGAGGCTCTAAGCCAAGCTCTAAGCGCTGCTGACGTCGGATTTATCGCGGCTTCTGCAATGCACAATGAAAAAATGGCCGAGTATAAAGAGGGCAAAAACTTTATCCTCATCGATCCTGCACTCTACACACCGATCGATCAAGGCATGGTTATCCTAAAACACGGCGAAAACAATCCTGAAGCCAAGGCTTTCTACGACTTCATCAGAAGCGACCGCGCGAAGGAAATCTTTAGAAAATTCGGATACGTCGTCCCGTGA
- a CDS encoding TOBE domain-containing protein yields MKADVSLELFLDSGVSVLAKHIELLKAVEHTKSITKAAEYVGISYKNAWDSLDALNNRSDEPLIARAEGNKKNSGSELTPYGKKMIALYDAMLESQKIFLEKVCSNINVDTNEILNLQRMSMSLSARNQLSCEITDVKTGAVNSQISAKLSNGEILRANVTVESEKNLNLKVGKKVVFIFKAPSVMLAKEENLKLSAANLLKGRVIEAKIGSVNAEIVLEISNHQTITSIITKESAMQMRIGVGDELTAIIKASQIIVGV; encoded by the coding sequence ATGAAAGCAGACGTTAGTTTAGAGCTATTTTTAGATAGCGGCGTATCGGTGCTGGCTAAACATATAGAGCTTTTAAAGGCCGTCGAACACACCAAAAGCATAACAAAAGCGGCCGAGTACGTCGGCATCTCGTACAAAAACGCATGGGACAGCCTTGACGCTCTAAATAACCGCTCGGACGAACCGCTAATCGCAAGAGCCGAAGGCAACAAGAAAAACAGCGGCTCGGAGCTCACGCCCTACGGCAAAAAGATGATCGCGCTATACGACGCGATGCTGGAAAGCCAAAAGATATTTTTAGAAAAAGTTTGTTCAAATATAAACGTCGATACGAACGAAATTTTAAATTTACAGCGCATGAGTATGAGTCTAAGCGCGCGAAACCAACTAAGCTGCGAGATCACGGACGTAAAAACGGGCGCGGTAAATTCGCAAATCAGTGCCAAACTCTCAAACGGCGAAATTTTACGCGCTAACGTCACGGTCGAGTCTGAAAAAAATCTAAATTTAAAGGTCGGCAAAAAGGTCGTATTTATCTTTAAAGCTCCAAGCGTAATGCTCGCAAAAGAGGAAAATCTAAAACTAAGCGCGGCAAATTTACTAAAAGGACGCGTTATCGAGGCTAAAATCGGCTCCGTAAACGCCGAAATCGTACTAGAAATCAGCAATCATCAGACGATAACCTCTATCATCACCAAAGAAAGCGCGATGCAAATGCGCATCGGTGTGGGCGACGAGCTCACCGCTATAATCAAAGCAAGTCAAATCATAGTAGGAGTATAA